TACTCGGCGACCTTGGTGCCGCCGTCGCCCTCGTCCTCCACCTTCTCGCCCGCGGTGCGCGGCGGCTTGGGAGACGACTCGAGCACGGTGGACCACGCGTTGGCGAGACCGACCTCGCCCGCGTCGATGCCGAGGTCGGCGACGGTGAACGTCTCGACCGGCTTCTTCTTCGCGGCCATGATGCCCTTGAACGACGGGTAACGCGGCTCGTTGATCTTCTCGCCGACGCTCACGAGCGCGGGCAGGTTCGCCTCGAGGTGGGTGATGCCGTCCTCGGTCTCGCGGTCGGCCTTCACGCTGGTGCCCTCGACGGTCAGCTGGCGCACGTAGGTCAGCTGCGGCAGGCCGAGCAGCTCGGCGACGATCGCCGGCACGGCGGCGCCGCGGCCGTCGGACGCTTCGTTGCCGGCGATGATCAGGTCGAAGCCCTCGACCTTGCGGATCGCGGCGGCGAGCACCTTGGCGGTGGCGATGGCGTCGGAGCCGTGCAGCACCTCGTCGGAGACGTGGATGGCCTTGTCGGCGCCCATGGACAGCGCCTTGCGGATGGCGTCGGTGGCGCGGTCGGGTCCGACGGAGATCACAGTGACCTCGCCCTCGCCCGCTTCCTTGATCTTCAGCGCCTCTTCGACGGCCTTCTCGTTGATCTCGTCGAGCACGGCGTCTGCGGATTCGCGGTCAAGTGTGTTGTCGGCACCGGAGAGCTTCCGCTCCGAGTAGGTGTCCGGTACCTGCTTGACCAGGACAACGATGTTCGTCATGGGTCTTCTTCGACCTCCCGGTTGGGGCCGGCTCTCGGCCGCGGGACAGTGCTCTACTGGCCGGTAGATTAGGGCCATTCAGGCGGGGAGACCCGCCGAGGTGACGGCATTCACCTGGATGAGCAATCTTTTGAGACCATCGTCCCGGTAGTCCGCCGGTTAACCCGTCCAGCACACCGCTCGCCCGATCGGACCAACGGTGGGCTACTGGCAGTAGGCCGACAGGCGTTAACCTCCCGCACCATGCCCGCGCACATCGCCGTAGTCACGGACTCGACCTCGTGCCTGCCCGACAAACTCGCCGCCCGTTGGGGCATCGGCGTGGTGCAGGTTCAGCTGCACGTCGGGGATCAGACGGACGACGAACACCGGTTCGACCGCAACGAGCTCATCGCCGCCATGAAGTCCGGCCACAACGTCACCACCTCGCCGCCCGACCCGGGTGCGTTCTTCTGGACGTACCAGGACGCCGCCGCGCGCGGCGCGTCCGCCATCGTCAGCCTGCACATCTCCGGTCGCCTTTCGGACACCGTGCAGGCGGCGCGCGAGGCGGCGCAGCAGGTCCGGATCCCCGTGCACATCATCGACAGCGGAACGGCCAGCATGAGCCTCGGCTACGCAGCGGTGTCGGCCGCGCGCGTCGCCGGCGCCGGCGGTCAGCTCGCGCGCGTGCTCGAGGCCGCCGAGCGCCGCGTGCGCGCCGCCACCGAGCTGATCTACGTGGACACGCTCGAGTACCTCCGGCGCACGGGACGCGTCGGAGCCGCCCAGTCGCTGGTGGGTACGGCGTTCTCGATCAAGCCGTTACTCACTGTCCGTAATGGTGAAGTCTCGCCGCTGGCGCGCGTTCCCGGCGCGAAACGCGCGATGAACCGTCTGGTGGACCTCGCGGTGAAGGCCGCGGGCGACCAACGCGTGGACGTCGCCGTGACGCGCTTCGGCTCGGACGAGACCGAGGTCGTCCGGCGTCTGAGGGACCGGATCCCCGGTATCACGGACGTCGTGGTCGGCGACGCGAGCACGGTGATCGGCGCGCACGTCGGCCCGGGCGCGCTGAGCATCACGGTGTCGCCGACCTGACCTCTCGCCGCCCGGGGACGAACAGCACCACGAGGGGGACCACCACGCTCAGCGCGAGCGTTGAAAGGATCATTACCTGGTCGATTGTCGCGAAGTGGCCGACGTGCCCGAGGTGGTAGCCGAAGTGCGGCACCGCGAACAGCAGCGCCGCCACGGCCGCCAGGCGCGCGACGGCTGTGGTGCCGATCACGGCGGCGCCGATCAGCGTCGCCGCCAGGGCCAGGTTGAGGGCGCCGAAGTCGCGGATGAGGTGTTCGTCGAACGCTCCGTCCATGCTGACCCAGCCGTGCCGAAAGCCGGGAAAGTCCTGGTAGAAGCCCAGGGGCCACAGAAGTGGCCACAGCCCCGTCGCCGCCGTGACGACGCCGAGCAGCACCAGCAGTACGCGCGTGAGGGTCCGTTGCATGGGGCTGGAACGAGACGGCGGTCGGGAACGTGACACGCGCTAGGGTCGCGCAGGTGACCAACGCAGCCACCCGGGCCGAGGCACTGCACCTCACCGGCGAACGGACCGTCCCCGGCATCCCCGAGGAGAATTACTGGTTCCGTCGCCACGAAGCCGCCTACGTCGCTCTGCTCCCCCACTGCGCCGGCGCGACGGTGCTGGAGGCGGGCTGCGGCGAGGGGTACGGCGCGGGGCTGATCGCGAAGACGGCGCGGCGCGTGCTGGCGCTGGACTACGACGTGCCGACGACGGAACACGTCGCGCGCCGGTACCCGGACGTCGCGGTGGCGCGCGCGAACCTCGCATATTTGCCGTTGAGCGGCGAATCCGTGGACGTGGTCGCGAACTTCCAGGTGATCGAGCACCTGTGGGACCAGGACGGGTTCCTCGCCGAATGCTTCCGCGTCCTGCGGCCGGGCGGGAAAATGCTGGTCACGACGCCGAACCGGCTGACGTTCACGCCCGACTCCGACACGCCGCTGAACCCCTACCACACCCGGGAGCTCGCACCGTCCGAATTGGACGGTCTGCTGCGCGCCGCCGGGTTCGTCGTCCAATCGCTACACGGGTTGCATCACGGGGAACGGCTGCGCGAGCTGGAACGCGCGTACGGCGGCTCGATCATCGACGCGCAGCTCGAGGTGGTGATGGGCTCGCTGCCCGGGCAGGCCGTGTGGCCGGCGGGGTTGCTCACCGACGTCGCGGCGATCGGGGCGGAGGACTTCTCCGTCCGCGGTGACGACCTGGACGCGAGCCTCGACCTGGTCGCGGTGGCGGTGCGCCCGTGACTCCGCCTGCCTCGGAAGGCACTTTTTGCCTCGTCCTGCACAGCCACCTGCCCTGGTTGCCGCACCACGGCAGCTGGCCCGTCGGCGAGGAGTGGCTCTACCAGGCGTGGGCGCATTCGTACCTGCCGGTCGTCGACCTGCTGCAGCGTTTCGCCGCTGAGGGGCGACGCGAGGTCCTGACGCTCGGCATGACGCCCGTGCTCGCGGCGCAGCTCGACGATCCGTACGCGATCCGTGCGTGCCACGACTGGCTCGGCGACTGGCAGCTGCGCGCGCGGCACGCGTCGACGCTGTGGGGCGGCGACCCGCTCCTGCGCGACCTGGCCGCGGCCGAGCACCAGACAGCCGTGCGCGCGACGGAGGAGCTGGAGACACGCTGGCGCCACGGGTTCTCGCCGATCCTGCGGTCACTTGTGGACAGTGACACGATCGAACTGCTGGGGGGGCCGCTCGCGCACCCGTTTCAGCCGTTGCTGGACGAGGACGTCCGCGCGTTCGCTTTGCGCGAAGGCCTGGCCGATGCGCAGCTGCGCGTTGGGCGGCGGCCAGAGGGCATCTGGGCGCCGGAATGCGGCTACGAGCCCGGGATGGAACGGGGTTACGCCGCGGCGGGCGTGCAGCGGTTCCTCGTCGACGGGCCGTCGCTGCACGGCGACACGTCGACGGCGCGCACGGTCGGCTCGTCGGACGTGGTGTGTTTCGGGCGCGATCTCGAGGTGACGTACCGGGTCTGGTCGCCGAAAGCCGGCTACCCGGGGCACGCGGCGTACCGCGATTTCCACACGTGGGCGCACGAAGTGGGGTTGAAGGCTTCGCGCGTCACCGGCAAGCAGGTGCCGCCGCATGAGAAGGCGCCGTACGACCCGGCGCTGGCGGCCGGCGTGCTCGGTACGCACGTGAAGGACTTCGTCGACACGGTCGTCGCGCGGCTGCGTTCGCTGCGGGAGCAGCACGGACGTGAGTCGCTTGTGGTCGCGGCGTACGACACGGAGCTGTTCGGGCACTGGTGGCACGAGGGTCCCGCGTGGCTCGAGGGGGTGCTGCGCGCGTTGCCCGAGGTGGGTGTGCGCGTGACGACGCTGCAGGGCGCGCTGGAGGCCGGCCATGTGGGGGCGCCGATCGACCTGCCGGCGTCGTCGTGGGGCTCGGGCAAGGACTGGCGCGTTTGGGACGGCGAGCAGGTGGCCGACATGGTGCAGGACAACACCGCGTTGCAGAAACGCTTGCTGGACCTCGTTTCCGGGCACTTCGGAGAGCACGGGGGGACCGCTCGCGACACCGTGGCCGATCAGGCCGTCGCGGAGGCGATGCTGGCGTTGTCGAGTGACTGGGCGTTCATGGTCACCAAGGACTCCGCCGCGGATTACGCGCGCCGGCGCGCCCGCGTGCACGCCTCGCGTTTCGACGAGCTCGCCGGGCTGCTGCGCTCCGGCGACCACGCCCGCGGGCACGAGCTCGCGGCGGAGTACCGCCGCGCCGATGGACCGTTCGGACAGCTGGACGCACGACAGCTGCTGCCACACAAGTGAAAGGGACACCGAGGAATGAGCATTCGCGATATCCCGCTGAAGACGCTCTCGGGTGATGACACCACCCTGGGCGCGCTCGGCGGCAAGGCGCTGCTGGTGGTCAACGTCGCCTCCAAGTGCGGCCTGACCCCGCAGTACACCGGCCTGGAGCGGCTGCAGGAACGCTACGGCGACAAGGGTTTCTCCGTCGTCGGGTTCCCGTGCAACCAGTTCGCCGGCCAGGAGCCCGGGACGGCCGACGAGATCCAGACGTTCTGCTCCACCACCTACGGCGTCACGTTCCCGCTGTTCGAGAAGCTCGAGGTGAACGGCGACGACCGTCACCCGCTGTACTCCACGCTCACCCAGACCGCTGACGCCGAGGGTGCAGCCGGCGACGTGCAGTGGAACTTCGAGAAGTTCCTGATCGACTCCGACGGTGAGGTCGTGGGCCGGTTCCGTCCGCGGACCGAGCCCGAGGACGACACCGTGGTGAAGGCGATCGAGGCCGTGCTGCCTGCCTGATTTTCACGGCCGGCGAAGGGCGGGGACTCCGTTGGGGTTCCCGCTTTTTCGTGTCGCCGTTCAGCGGCGAAACGTCTCTAGCTGGGGTTTTGTGGCTCCTGGGCGGCTTCGACGGCCGGGAACGAGCCGCAGGTGATGACCGCGCGGTTGCGGGCGGTCGCGACGTCCGCATCGAGTTTGGTCACGCGGCGGTCGTAGGTGAGCAGGCCGTTGACCTCGTTTTCGACGTCCGTGGTCTGGGTGTAGATCGCGCCGGAGAGGCCCCATTCGCCGACCAGGGACTCCAGTCGGTTGCTGAGCTCCGCGTAACGGCGCGTGAGGTGATCGGCGTCAGCGGTCATCTCGTACGCGTTGGGCGGGCCGGGCCAGCCGTCGTCGTCGAGGACGAGCCCGAGGCCCCCGTACTCACCGTCGATGAGCGCGCGGTGGTCCTGCACGCGCGGCTCGCCGGGGCCGACGTACGTGTGGTCGTCGTAGACATCGCCGGCGCCTGTGTCGGTACGGGAGAAGCAGCAGTTCACGCCGCTGTTGGCCACGACGAGGCGAGTTGGGTCGAGCTCCTTCACGACCTCGGCGATTCGCGCCGTGTCGAACTCACCCCAGCCCTCGTTGAACGGCACCCACGCGACGATCGACGGCACGTTCCGCAGCAGCCGCACCATTTCGCGCAGCTCGGCCTCGAAGCGTTCCTTGCCCTCGGGCACCGGGTCCGGCGCCGGCCCGGGCGGCCCGTCGAACGACACCACCAGCGACGGCATGTCCTGCCAGACGACCAGGCCCAGCCGGTCGGTCCAGTGGTACCAACGCGCGGGCTCGACCTTCACGTGCTTGCGGACGCAGTTGAAGCCGAGCTCTTTCGTCTTTTCGAGGTCGAATCGCAGGGCGTCGTCGGTGGGCGCGGTGTAGCCGCCGTCGGGCCAATAGCCCTGGTCGAGCGGGCCGTGGAGGAAGGTGATCCGCCCGTTGAGGGCGACGCGGGGACGGCCGGCGGAATCCGGGACGAGCTCCACGGTGCGCAGTCCGCCGTAGCTGGTGACCTCGTCGAGCACGTCGCCGTGGTGGTCGAGCAGGCGCACGGTGAGGTCGTAGAGATACGGATCGTCGGGAGTCCACCAGTGGGGCACCGGGACGTCCGCCCGCAGCCGCGTGCCGGCGGCCCCGCGGACGCTGACGATCTCGTCGCCGCTGGGTGGCGAAACGCTCAGCTCGACTTGATCACCGCCCTTGGCCTGGGGAAATACAGTGAAGCCCGCGAGGTCCGGAGTGATCTGCAGGTCCTCGATGCGGCCGGATGGCACCGGCTCGAGCCACACCGTCTGCCAGATCCCGGACGTCGGCGTGTAGCAAATGCCCCCCGGCGCGTTGCGCTGCTTGCCGAGCGGGAACGGCGCGATGTCGGTGCGGTCCTCGGCGCGAACGGTCAGCTCTTGCGGCCCGGACGCACG
The sequence above is a segment of the Amycolatopsis sp. 2-15 genome. Coding sequences within it:
- a CDS encoding electron transfer flavoprotein subunit beta/FixA family protein → MTNIVVLVKQVPDTYSERKLSGADNTLDRESADAVLDEINEKAVEEALKIKEAGEGEVTVISVGPDRATDAIRKALSMGADKAIHVSDEVLHGSDAIATAKVLAAAIRKVEGFDLIIAGNEASDGRGAAVPAIVAELLGLPQLTYVRQLTVEGTSVKADRETEDGITHLEANLPALVSVGEKINEPRYPSFKGIMAAKKKPVETFTVADLGIDAGEVGLANAWSTVLESSPKPPRTAGEKVEDEGDGGTKVAEYLVAQKLI
- a CDS encoding glycoside hydrolase family 57 protein, which encodes MTPPASEGTFCLVLHSHLPWLPHHGSWPVGEEWLYQAWAHSYLPVVDLLQRFAAEGRREVLTLGMTPVLAAQLDDPYAIRACHDWLGDWQLRARHASTLWGGDPLLRDLAAAEHQTAVRATEELETRWRHGFSPILRSLVDSDTIELLGGPLAHPFQPLLDEDVRAFALREGLADAQLRVGRRPEGIWAPECGYEPGMERGYAAAGVQRFLVDGPSLHGDTSTARTVGSSDVVCFGRDLEVTYRVWSPKAGYPGHAAYRDFHTWAHEVGLKASRVTGKQVPPHEKAPYDPALAAGVLGTHVKDFVDTVVARLRSLREQHGRESLVVAAYDTELFGHWWHEGPAWLEGVLRALPEVGVRVTTLQGALEAGHVGAPIDLPASSWGSGKDWRVWDGEQVADMVQDNTALQKRLLDLVSGHFGEHGGTARDTVADQAVAEAMLALSSDWAFMVTKDSAADYARRRARVHASRFDELAGLLRSGDHARGHELAAEYRRADGPFGQLDARQLLPHK
- a CDS encoding glycoside hydrolase family 2 protein; the encoded protein is MTSSQPEWQRADPPLTTPWTDLVSRSNVLPEYPRPQLRRPRWLNLNGVWDYAGWPSSPEEPRPVGYGERILVPFAPESALSGINRRDEVLWYRRLFEIPDDWRGERVLLHFGAVDQTAKVWVNNQLVVTHEGGYTAFAADVTDALRASGPQELTVRAEDRTDIAPFPLGKQRNAPGGICYTPTSGIWQTVWLEPVPSGRIEDLQITPDLAGFTVFPQAKGGDQVELSVSPPSGDEIVSVRGAAGTRLRADVPVPHWWTPDDPYLYDLTVRLLDHHGDVLDEVTSYGGLRTVELVPDSAGRPRVALNGRITFLHGPLDQGYWPDGGYTAPTDDALRFDLEKTKELGFNCVRKHVKVEPARWYHWTDRLGLVVWQDMPSLVVSFDGPPGPAPDPVPEGKERFEAELREMVRLLRNVPSIVAWVPFNEGWGEFDTARIAEVVKELDPTRLVVANSGVNCCFSRTDTGAGDVYDDHTYVGPGEPRVQDHRALIDGEYGGLGLVLDDDGWPGPPNAYEMTADADHLTRRYAELSNRLESLVGEWGLSGAIYTQTTDVENEVNGLLTYDRRVTKLDADVATARNRAVITCGSFPAVEAAQEPQNPS
- a CDS encoding glutathione peroxidase is translated as MSIRDIPLKTLSGDDTTLGALGGKALLVVNVASKCGLTPQYTGLERLQERYGDKGFSVVGFPCNQFAGQEPGTADEIQTFCSTTYGVTFPLFEKLEVNGDDRHPLYSTLTQTADAEGAAGDVQWNFEKFLIDSDGEVVGRFRPRTEPEDDTVVKAIEAVLPA
- a CDS encoding DegV family protein — encoded protein: MPAHIAVVTDSTSCLPDKLAARWGIGVVQVQLHVGDQTDDEHRFDRNELIAAMKSGHNVTTSPPDPGAFFWTYQDAAARGASAIVSLHISGRLSDTVQAAREAAQQVRIPVHIIDSGTASMSLGYAAVSAARVAGAGGQLARVLEAAERRVRAATELIYVDTLEYLRRTGRVGAAQSLVGTAFSIKPLLTVRNGEVSPLARVPGAKRAMNRLVDLAVKAAGDQRVDVAVTRFGSDETEVVRRLRDRIPGITDVVVGDASTVIGAHVGPGALSITVSPT
- a CDS encoding class I SAM-dependent methyltransferase, translating into MTNAATRAEALHLTGERTVPGIPEENYWFRRHEAAYVALLPHCAGATVLEAGCGEGYGAGLIAKTARRVLALDYDVPTTEHVARRYPDVAVARANLAYLPLSGESVDVVANFQVIEHLWDQDGFLAECFRVLRPGGKMLVTTPNRLTFTPDSDTPLNPYHTRELAPSELDGLLRAAGFVVQSLHGLHHGERLRELERAYGGSIIDAQLEVVMGSLPGQAVWPAGLLTDVAAIGAEDFSVRGDDLDASLDLVAVAVRP